The following proteins are encoded in a genomic region of Cryptomeria japonica chromosome 11, Sugi_1.0, whole genome shotgun sequence:
- the LOC131860237 gene encoding uncharacterized protein LOC131860237, with amino-acid sequence MMKQPSQDAQPSSFSTAPATTTTPTTTATTTTTKTPTTKSTTSIVAVVSTPPPPSTTTIVTPSSVASQIPTSTTTPTTETITIHNVESDSDQEEVEPTPKKVEPKKRKRMTPSAEKQREPIMQKVSELPHVTPIDVDDQGPQE; translated from the coding sequence ATGATGAAACAACCTTCTCAAGATGCTCAACCCTCTAGTTTTTCCACTGCTCCAGCTACCACTACCACTCCAACTACCACTGCTACTACTACTACCACAAAAACACCAACCACCAAATCAACCACATCCATTGTAGCAGTTGTTTCAACACCACCTCCACCCTCGACTACAACAATTGTTACTCCATCTTCTGTTGCTTCACAAATACCTACATCTACAACTACTCCTACAACTGAGACAATAACTATTCATAATGTGGAGTCAGACTCAGACCAAGAGGAGGTTGAGCCAACACCAAAGAAGGTAGAAcctaaaaagagaaaaagaatgaCTCCTAGTGCAGAGAAACAAAGGGAGCCTATCATGCAAAAGGTATCTGAACTTCCACATGTAACTCCTATAGATGTAGATGATCAGGGTCCACAAGAGTAG